ATCGACGCGGTAATCAAATCATCCCCGACGCCGAGCTTGCCGACGCCGTCGCTGCGGCCGCTGCGTTGCCTGTCGACGCTCAGCCGCTGTTGGGCGACGCCGTCAGCGGCCTGCTACTCGACTTGAACGACGCCGATCCCGCGTCGCTCGTCACCGTCGCCTCGACGGCGGCGCGGTTCGCGGCCGAGGCGCGGCTCGATCTGACCGCGGCAGCCGCTGGTTACGAACAACGGGCCGAATTTCTTTGCCGGCCGCTCGCTGGCTCGCTCGTCGAACTGAGGTTGCTGGCTCAGCGGCCGCTCCCTGCCGACGCTGAGTGGGATCTCGAATCGGGCGAAGTGCTCAGCGTTGAACCGATCGCCAATGCGACGGCTCCTCCGCCGAATACGGCCGCAACGGCCGACGGAGCGAAGGCCCCCGTGCAGTATCGCTTGAGGCTGCCTCAAGCGCGCACGGCGCCATTTCGGTTTCACGTTACTTGGCGTAGCGCTGCGGCGTCGGACGCCGTCGTAAACCAGCTGACGCTGCCCGATGCCGAGAATTGGCAAGCGTGGGCGATCTTCCGCGGCCGTGCGGAGGCGGTGGACGTCGATTCCCGCGGCGCCGCCGCTGCTCCCGTGCTGCCTCCTGCAGCCGCCGGTCAATTGCCAGCGCTCGCCTGCCTCCGCTTGGGCGATGATCCTGCCATGTTGATCGCCGACGCTCCCGGGTTTACCACCCGTCTGCTGACGACTCAAGCGTTTCCTCCTGCAGCCGCGGCAGCGGCGAATCAGCTGCAGCCAACGGAAAAGCCAGCGAGCGAGACTGAAAATAAGCCCGCACAAACGGGCGTCATTGCATGGAGTTGCCATGCTCAAACGCAGCAGCTCGCGGACGGCACGCAAAGCCATCGCATCGTTTACGCCGTTGAGTCTCCGCAACCCACCGACGTCCAGCTGACGGCGCCTGCAGGCGCATCGTTTGTTTCCGTTGCGGTCGACGGTCACGCGCTCGTCGCCGCGCCGGCAGTCGTCTCCCATCGCGTCCGCTTTCAACTTCCTGGCGTTGCCGCTCGCCAAGCGCTCGTCGTCCAGTTGGAAAGAAAGATCGCACCGCTCGAACGCCATGCTCAAATCGAACCCGCGCTACCGGAGGCGTCGTTTCCCGTCGTCCGCGGCACCTGGAACCTCCGCTGGCCGGCCGCATACAACGCCGTCGCCCAGGACGGCTCCGTCGCGAGCGCGAAGCGAGCCGGTCTCGCCGCGGCGAGCGTCTCGGCGAACGATTGGCTGGCGCGATTGTTCGGTCCGGTGTCTGGTCGCGGCGGCGAACGTTGGTACGACGGCATGCTGCTGGCCCACGTCGACGCCGCCTCGCCGGTAATTCCTGCCACTTCGACGCGGCTGGCCGCGCCCGGCGGCTGGACGACGCTCACGCAGTCTTTCGTTGACCATCCCGCGCCGGTCGCCCTGCGTCTGGCGAGCGGCGAACAAGCCAACTGGCACGTTGCGTGGCTGATCGCCGCCGTCGCTTCCGCCTGGCTGTGGGCTCGCTCGCGTCGCGGCGTCGTCACACTCGCCGCTGCTGCCGCCGCAATCTGCTTGACGGTTCCGCTGCCGCTCGTCCCCTTGCCGCAAGCGGTGTTCTTAGGGGTGCTCACCGGCGCCGTCGTCCGCCAATCGGTCAGCTTCCTGACGCGGCAGCGCCGCGAGACCGATCGCTCGCTCGCCGCCCACGCGGCGGTCCTGTTGTCCTTGACGTTAGGCTGGCAGGCATTGGTCGAAGAGAACGCAGCAGCCGCTCAAGAAACGGCGCCGCCGCAAGTCTTCTTCCCCGTCGATGATCAGGGGCAACCTGTCGGCGACGACGTTTACGTTCCCGCCCCGATGGCCGCGAGCCTGCTGCCGACTACGGCCGGCGTGGCCGAGTCCGCTACCTTGGTCGATGCGAACTACCAAGTCGAGCTCGAACCGTCGGCAGGCGTCAACCAGATCGTCGCGACGCGAGTCGTTCTCCGTTTTCGTTGGAAATCAGAACGCACGAACGCCGTCGTCGAACTTCCGCTCCACGCAGCAGACGGATTGTGGGATGCCGCTCAGTTTCTTCTCGACGGTCAGCCGATTACGCCGAGTTGGAACGTGGCGGGAACCTCTATCGCTTTCACGCTGGCAAAGTCGGGCGATCATGAACTCACGGCGCGCATGACTCCCGTCGCTGCATCGTCATCGGCGGCGCAGGTCTCGCGGCTGCAACTTTCCGTTCCGCCGCTGGCGGGCGGGACGCTCGAGGTGCTCCATCCAGCCGGCCTGATGGCCGTGCACGCGACTGCCGCTACGCATGTCGCCAGCGAATCGAGCGCTGCCCGGACCCTGTTACGACTGGCGCCCGCCGAGACGCTCGACCTCGTCTGGCCTGCTCGGCTTGCGAACGACGGCGCCGCGATCGCCGTCGAACAACTTTCGCTGCTGGAGGTCGATCCCGCGGCCGCGCGCCTCGACGTGCGGTTGCGGCTCAGCGGCGACGGCGCCGTCGACGCCATTCGGCTGCTCGCATCGCCGCAGCTGAAGCTCCTGCCGCTGCCGGAAGGTTCGCCGCTCGAAATCTCGCCGAGTTCGCTGAGCGAAGCGAATCAACCAGGGCTAGTGGAGCTTCGCTTTCGCTCGGCCGCGACGTTGCCGCAAACGGTCGCGTTGCAGTTCCAATTGCAGCGCACCCTCTCGGTCGGCCGCATCGACTACCCGTGGGTCGACGTGTTAGGGATGAATGTTCGTTTGCGTCATTTTGCGGTGATCGCCGATCCGCGGTTGCGGGTTCGCGACAACGCCGGCGCCGGCCTGGCGCCCGTCAGCCCTGCCGAACTCGAACCATTGTGGGGGCCGGCTGTTTCCGCCTCGTCGCTGCAGTACGCCGCGTCCGTGGCTAACCCGCAGTGGTCGCTAGACGTAACGCCTACTCCGCCGCGATTTTCGTCGCGCGAGTCGCTCGAACTCCACTGCGATGATCACGATGTGCGCGTCGTGTACACGGCGGCGATCGCCGAGCTAGGCGGCGAGTTGCTTGCTCATCGTTTGTCCGTTGCGCCTGAACTGCAAATCGAACAAGTCTCCGTCACGCTTGAAGGCGTTGGCGGCGACATTCCCGTACGTTGGGCGCGTCCGCGGCCAGATCAGGTGCAGCTCTTCCTCAGTCGGCCGCTCACCGAATCCCACGTCATTCGCGTTGCCGGACGGCTGCACGACATGATCGTGGCGACGCCCCCCGCCGCCGCAACGGCCGACGCGGGTACGCTTCCTGCGATCGAGCGTCGCGTCCAAGTGCCGCGAATTGGCCTCGAAGCGAGTCCGACGGCGCCGATTGATTTGCTTCTGTTCCGCGCGAGCGACCTGCTCGTCGGCTGGGCGGACGCAGCGCCGCCAGCGAAAGCAACGCCCGTCCCGGTCGATTCGAACCAAGGCCTGCTCGTTGGGCAGTACGCCCTGGCCCGCGGAGCCGCCGCGTTGCCGGAACTTGTCATCAGTCCCAACAACGCCGAGTTCGACGCCGACGCGCTGCTTATGCTCGAACTCGATCCCGCTGAAACTGTCGCCGAGTGCCGCCTGCGAGGCGAGGCGAGCCGCGGCCTCGTCGATACGATCGAGTTGATCGTCGACAAGAACTGGCGGGGCCCGTTCGCCGCCGATCAAGGCGCCCGCGTCACAGTGCGCGATCTGCCGGCCGATCCTGATCGCCAACTCCTGGAAGTTCGCTTGGCCGCCCCGGTTGCGGCGGGCGGTTCGTTCGGGGTGCGCGTCCGCGGGCCTGTCTCACTGGAAACCGACCAACGTATTCGCTTTCCTTCCTTCCGCATCGCGAATGCCAAGCAGCAACAGGCGTTTCTCGTGTTGCCCCCCACCGCGGGCAATCTCACGGCGGAGTGGACGCTCCGCGGTCTGCAACCGCAGCGACTGCCGAAAGAGCTCACTACCGCGCTGGGAGTGGAAAAGTCACCGCAAGCGTACCGCGTTTTGCGCGAGCGGTTCATCGCCGAGCAGCGAGTTTTCCCCGATGCGATGCGCGTCGCTGCGTATCGACAGGCCGAGAATCGCCTCGAGATCGACGCCGCGGGGCATGTGGCCGCACAATCGCAACTGATCGTCCAAGCCGGCGGCGGCGACGTCTGTCGCGTCACGCTTCCGGCTGGCGCGGAGCTTGAGTACGCCTCCGTTGACGGCGTACCGCAGGCGGCGCCAACGGTCGCCGACGGCGTCTGGCAGGCGCCCGCCGGTTCCAGGTTCCTGCCGCGAGTGTTTCTGCTGAGCTATCGCTTGCCACGCGCGAGCATGAAGTCGTCGCGGCACTTTTCTGTGCCGCAAGTCGCCGTCGACGGCCGCACGTTCGCGCCGCAACGGTCGCTGTGGCAAGTCGTCGACGCACGTTCGGTCGAATCGACCGCCAAGGCCAAGCCGCTCGGCGCCGCCGAATTTGCCGCCGCCGCACGCCGCGGCCAGATCGACGCCTTCCTCGACGCCTACCCGTTGGCGTCGCAGCTCGCGGAGTGGGAACTGCAACTCTGGCGGCAACCCTGGTTCGATCGACTCGACGCGACGGCTGCGAGCGACGATCCCGAAGCCTGGACGCGATTGCGCGAGCGTTTCGGCAGAAGCTCGTCTTCCAAGAAACCGCCGGCAGACGTAGCCGATGCGCGGGAGCTTCCGTCGCACGAATCGTTGCTCGCGCGTCATTTCCAAGGCGACGATGAGGGCGCGCTGGAGTTAGTTCCGCAACGCGAGCCCCTTCCTTACTTCCGTTGGTTCGGCGCGTTCGCCCTTGTCGCCGCGATCGGCTTCGTCTGGCGGCACCCCGTAGCGACGCATACGATCGCGCTGCCGGTCCGCCGCTGGCCCTACGCCGCCGTCGCTGCCGCGGGCGCGCTCTGGTGGTGGTACCTCACCCCCGCCCTCCCGGGCCTCGCGATCACCGCCGTCGCCGTGATCGCGTATTGGAAGTCCCGCAAGACGCTGTGATCGAAGCAACTTCTTTCAGCTTGCGATGGGACTTTCTTTCAGCGGATACGAATGCCGCACAGATGCAAGATCAGCGTCAATACGAACCACACTAGAAACAACGATCCAAGGCCGCCCACACCCACGCACCACCAGGCCCGCCATTTTCCATAGAGCATGCCGTCGGCGCGGCGAATTGCCCGCAGCGCGTCGATGCCGATAATAAGAGAGTAAAGTGAGCCGATTCCGCACAGCCAGACGAATGAAAAAATCACGCCGCGATAGAGCCGTGCACTTATTCGTTGTTGCTCGGCCAGGAGTTCAGTATCTGTCATCGCCCGCCGATTAGCTTGGTGTGATTAAGTAGCTAAGCAGTAGTCAGAATGTCGCGGTGCGAGTATCTGCAGCCTTCCGCGAACATATAAATTTCACTCCAGTGTCGCTATTTAACCAAATGGATACGGCGTTGTCTACTTAATGTTAGCGAGCGTCATGCCTCGCCAATATCGGACTGGTCGCTTCAGCGACCAGTGGCGTTTCAAGATTGATAGGCCGGCGGCCGCTGCACCACCGGCGCCGCCGCTTCCAAAATCTCCCGTCGATCGCCCCCGCGCGGCGGATAAATCCGCTCGCAGTTAATCACCCGCTTCGTCGCCTTCGCCGTGGCGCCGACCGCGACGACATGCCGATCCCACCCTTCGGTGTATAGCGCTCCCCACGGGCCAAGATCGAGCACGGTGACATACCAATCGATCCGCAGCGGCAACATTGGCAAGCCGAGCAGATCGCACACGACGTTGTGGCCCGCGAACCGCCCCATCGGCCGGCCATGTTGGCACGACATCACCGAGGCGTGCTGCTCGTCCATCATCGCCACCGCCGAATCGCCGGCAGCGAACACATGAGGCATGCCCTTCACTTGTAGGAACTCGTTGACCGGTAGCCGGCCGAGCCGGTCGCGCTGGACAGGAAAGAGTTCAGTCAGCTGATTAGCCCGCATCCCCGCGCACCACACGATCGTTCCCGCGGGAATGAGTTCCCCCGATTCGAGCGTCGCCCCGGCAGCGCTCAATGCTGAGACGCGCACCCCAGTCCGCGTCTCGACGCCGAGCGCAGTGAGCGCCTCAGCGATTACCGGTTGCGCCGCCGCTCCCATGTCGGAACCAATGTGATCGCCATGATCCGCCAAAATCACGCGGACTTCCCTACCCTCTTCACCGCTCGCATCGCGCAACGCCCGCAACCGCCCCGGCAACTCCGCCGCGGCTTCAATCCCCGTCAACCCCGCCCCCACGACCAACACCACCCACCGCGCCCGATCCCCCATCGTCGGACTGGTCGCTTCAGCGACCAGTCGCCCCAGATGCGACTCCAACCGCGCCGCCCCGTCATACGTATCAATATCAAACGCATACTCTGCAAACCCCGGCAACGGCCGCCGCACCAACTCGCTCCCCAGTGCAAAGACCAGCCGATCGTACGCCAGCACCACCGCTCCGCCGGCGCCCTGCACGTCGACCGTCTGTCGTGCAAAGTCAATCGACCGGACGTCGCCCTCGACCAGCCGCACGCCAATCGGATCGAGCACCTCGGACAGCGGCACCCGCGTCGCCGCTAAGTCGGCCTCGTAGTTGCGAACGCGAATGCTGTGATACGCATCGCGGTTGACGAGCGTCACCTCGACGTCAGTGCCGCCGATGCCGAGTTCATCAAGCTTCCGCGCCGCTCCGGCCGCGCTCCACAACCCCGCGAAGCCGCCGCCTAGCACCAAGATCCGTCGCATACCAGCTCCTGCCGCCTTGTCGTCCGTATGATGGCTATCTCAAGAATGCTTCCGCTGCCGCCACTCGTTCCAAGCATAACG
This sequence is a window from Lacipirellula parvula. Protein-coding genes within it:
- a CDS encoding NAD(P)/FAD-dependent oxidoreductase; its protein translation is MRRILVLGGGFAGLWSAAGAARKLDELGIGGTDVEVTLVNRDAYHSIRVRNYEADLAATRVPLSEVLDPIGVRLVEGDVRSIDFARQTVDVQGAGGAVVLAYDRLVFALGSELVRRPLPGFAEYAFDIDTYDGAARLESHLGRLVAEATSPTMGDRARWVVLVVGAGLTGIEAAAELPGRLRALRDASGEEGREVRVILADHGDHIGSDMGAAAQPVIAEALTALGVETRTGVRVSALSAAGATLESGELIPAGTIVWCAGMRANQLTELFPVQRDRLGRLPVNEFLQVKGMPHVFAAGDSAVAMMDEQHASVMSCQHGRPMGRFAGHNVVCDLLGLPMLPLRIDWYVTVLDLGPWGALYTEGWDRHVVAVGATAKATKRVINCERIYPPRGGDRREILEAAAPVVQRPPAYQS